ttctttctcttttcagcaACGAATTGAAATACATAAGCTTCGTCAAGGTGACAATTTGATTCTGGGATTCAGCATTGGAGGTGGCATTGATCAGGATCCTACTCAGAACCCCTTCTCTGAAGACAAGACCGACAAGGTCGGATGCTACTTGTTCTCTGTAGCAATTCCCTCTGCAAAAGGCTGAGTATATCCCCCTCGCCCAGCAAGCTCTGCTTACGTCTGTATTCTGTCTTCTTGCATAGTTGACTACTAAGGTTACTCTGTGGCCACATAGGCCAAGCACACACAGGCTAAGCATGTTTGAAATTAGCcctctgccttctgttttcCAACATTGCACAAACCTCTTTGCAACTAGAATCCCAGAACCTACTAacagcacaaaaataatttgtagtATAAGGGCCCTTGAGTATTTAATGCTCCCATAATTAGTAAATGAACACTTAATTTTTTCCCAGGGTATCTATGTAACAAGGGTGACAGAAGGAGGCCCAGCAGAAGTCGCAGGACTTCAGATTGGAGATAAGATCATGCAGGTAAACATCAAGACAAGTACTAAGTGCACGCTAGAGAGGAGTCTCTGCTGGGGGAAATACTGTCTCCTGGCTACTTTCCAGGACAGTTTGTGGGGCTTATAAACAGTCTGAGCTGTGGCACAAGCATACCTACCACATAGCTCTGATGGAACCGTTATAGCACGCCTGGGAGCCCGTGCACCTGCCTCACTTTGTGGCGTTTCCCCAGGTGAATGGCTGGGATATGACAATGGTGACCCATGACCAAGCTAGGAAGAGGCTGACAAAAAGGAACGAAGAAGTGGTACGGCTGCTGGTGACCAGGCAATCTCTGCAGAAGGCTGTGCAACAATCCATGATGTCCTAATCAATCATcaagttggggaagggtttggGAGGGAGATGTATAGACTGATATCAAGCAAGGAAGCAAATACTAGACCTGAGCAGGTTGTCTGGAAAGGTGCATGTTCCTAACTGTggtaaacactttttttttcttcctctgatgtAACTGGCAGTAGTAAAACTCCAGTCCCCTCAGCAGAGGGCTTCTCTAAAGTCTTCCCTGCAGGTACAAGGAAGGACTTTAGCCATGGCTTTCAGGAGGACAGGACAACCCCTAGTTACCTAAGGAAGCAACTGGAAAAGCCTTAACTTCAACTAGATTCTTTTGTAGCACAAAAGCTTCCTATTTTAAGAGGAAGTGTGGTTTCTGCTATGGAAGGTAAGAGGGTTTGCTGTGCTTAGGCTTTTAGAAGCAAGCTGTCCTGTCCCCCACCATGCTATCAAATTAAAATGCCAGGATTAAGAgttgcctgctgctctggggcGGAGCACTGTACTAATCCCACATTGCGTGCTAGCTAGACAGAGCGTGCGGAAGGGTCTGGGGCATTACGGTTTACTTCAACGATTCCCTGTACAAAGCAGCCTCTTCAGACAAAAGACAAACAAGAAACAACTAAGTAACACAGGAGTGTAAGATTAATGCCTGTGAAGTACACTAGAAGTTCTTAGACACTACGGTTCAACTTCACTGTCAGAATAAAACCTTACTTGGGaacaaggaaaattaatttgtaaCATCAAATGAATCAAGTTTAATTTAAAGGAATATGGagcatgaaagaaaacactgttgCTGAACTTACCGAAAGAGCTGCTTGTAGCTACAGAGTCTTCAGTTCTTTCTTCCACTTGTATCAGACTTGAAATGGGAGGGGTGGATTTTGGTCTGTCTTGTAGATTTTGCTTAAAATCACTGATTTATTGGATGGAAGAGATGAATATGCCAGTAATGTGCAAAAGTGCCTCTTGACCAAATTTAAACTCTGGTAAGATACCAAGTTGTTTAAATCAACACGCCACAGGATTTAAGATCATTGCTGCAACACTAAATTAATTATCTAGCATCCTCGTGGTTTGTTAACCAGCTAGCTTCACCCCAAAACTGGAGTGCCTAATCCCCTTCAGTTGATTTATACATATCTCTACTTTCCTTAGGCAGTCTTCAGGTAAGCTGTTGTAAATAGAACACGAGGAGGTGGCAGACTAACTTATTCAGTACGTTACTGCTGTGCCGTGTACTTTGTTGTGATGAACGCATCTCAGACTGTTCTATACGCACCAGCAGATGCCTATTGACCATTTTTATATCTCTGGAATTGCTACAAATACTGCTTTTGAATTTTGTAACTTCAGGATTCAGTGGTAAATTTTAAGGCTTTCAAGTTgaagttatttttgttactATAAGATACACTGCTATTTGTACTGCTATTTCACTTGATTTTACACACAATAAAACAAAGTCAGATTTCCTGAGCTGTTTCTCCTTATATTTAAGGATGCCACGTCACCTGAATGCCTCTGGCTGACACCTTTTTGGGCTCAGAGGGGATTTCTCATCAACACAAGGCAGTAAGGTCCAATTCCACTGGTGGGTACCTGCAGTGTTAGTGAGCTGTTACACCTCACCCTGTCTCTAGGAGGGGCAGAAGGGGCTCTAGTTTTCCCTAGGTTGACACTCAGTAAGACAGACTCGCTTTTGAGCATTCAAGTAGTGTTCAAGTACAAATGCATGGCTTCCCTTCTAGTTTAAAAGGACTAGAGGTATAATGCTTACCTTTATTAACTCAAGGCCTTGATCTCTACCTAGAACATACCACATGTAGTTAGAAAGTTGCCCAggaacaaaaacaccaaaactaaacaacacaaaaaaaaccaaagaccaTTTAATCATGGGGCTGTTAATCAACACCATCCATTGTGAAATAACAAATCTTAGTCTTACCGTCCACCATTTAAGATTCAAGGTATGTCAGTAGAACAGAGCAGAATGAAGTTAGTGCACTAGAAGTAGTCAGGTAAATCTGAGCACTTGGCACCTTTGAAAGAGCTTTCAGTGAAATAAGAATAGTTTCTTCTCAGTATTCCCTTTTACTAGAGTTCAGGTTCCAACAATTGTGTATTTGGTACCAACCTCATTATTCTTCTATGTATCCCTACACCTGCTGACAGACACCCTGAGTGGTGGTGTACTGTGGTCTGAGgagtcagcagcagcacttaGATCCACACACAGTCTTCAGTCATTACATTAAGGTATTAAGTGGTTGCTTAAACATGATCTCAGCTCTTTGGAAGCCAGACCTCTGCTCTTTGTGCTTCACTTCCAATCAGTTAGACACCACTCCCgtctctctctttcctgttgATAATGGAAAGAGAGCCACATGTTGCTTGGACAGATCATGCTACATTGTCTTTGCTGCTTCAACAGGCTGAAGTCTTCCATTTGCAAGTGGCGATTAGATGGCTGGCTGTCCTTTAAGGCATCTGGCAAGGCAGCAGCTTGTATTCCATGCCAGAGAGGATCAAAGTATAAACGGAGGTCAGAAGCAGTATTTCTGGTAACTGGCAGTGGGCATCTTCAAAGCCCtcagccagggcaggggcaAGTTCAAGTTAAAGTTTTTGTCTTCACAAGGGATGTTATTCACAAGGTTCATACCCTCGTCTCTTATAAAGGCAGTAGTGCTGGACCATAAAAACAAtatcaaagatgatggagaagaCACCCAGGCCAAACTTGGTTGGATCTCCAAAGATTAACTTCCACTGATCTGTCCAACACAAAGGTAGAGAGTTAATCTTAAACTCCAAGT
This portion of the Phalacrocorax aristotelis chromosome 18, bGulAri2.1, whole genome shotgun sequence genome encodes:
- the TAX1BP3 gene encoding tax1-binding protein 3 encodes the protein MSYVPGQPVTAVVQRIEIHKLRQGDNLILGFSIGGGIDQDPTQNPFSEDKTDKGIYVTRVTEGGPAEVAGLQIGDKIMQVNGWDMTMVTHDQARKRLTKRNEEVVRLLVTRQSLQKAVQQSMMS